One part of the Halopenitus persicus genome encodes these proteins:
- the hsp14 gene encoding archaeal heat shock protein Hsp14, translated as MTRRDPFEEMERLFERMSREFERIGGDLEAGFGDLESGLGRGITVDVAEDESAVTVTADLPGYDRDDIEVTASDRTLTITAEREESAESDAEEDAIEYHRRERRRRSVSRRIRLPIDVDETAAEATYTNGVLTVELPKTDADADGHRIDVE; from the coding sequence ATGACGCGACGAGACCCCTTCGAGGAGATGGAACGGCTGTTCGAACGGATGAGCCGCGAGTTCGAACGGATCGGCGGCGACCTCGAGGCCGGGTTCGGCGACCTCGAGTCGGGCCTCGGACGGGGGATCACCGTCGACGTCGCCGAGGACGAGTCGGCGGTCACCGTCACCGCGGATCTCCCCGGATACGACCGCGACGACATCGAGGTCACGGCCTCGGACCGAACGCTCACGATCACGGCTGAACGGGAGGAGTCGGCCGAGAGCGACGCCGAGGAGGACGCCATCGAGTATCACCGGCGTGAGCGGCGACGCCGGTCCGTCTCCCGACGGATCCGGCTCCCGATCGACGTCGACGAGACGGCCGCCGAGGCGACGTACACCAACGGCGTGTTGACCGTCGAGCTTCCGAAGACCGACGCCGACGCTGACGGCCACCGGATCGACGTCGAATAG
- the pheA gene encoding prephenate dehydratase: MNVVTLGPAGTYSHRAARAVADDVSFRESVTAIVESVSDGSFDRGVVPIENSIEGSVTESLDALADEEVAVVQEIVTPIRHALLAQAEDFDVVASHSQALAQCRSYLEREYPDVDREAVASTARGVERARDDARVAGIGHPDNAEPLDGEGTSLRILAEDIQDRSSNATRFLVVAPESARSEAGGKTTLIVYPDANYPGLLLEMLEAFADRDVNLSRVESRPSGNRLGDYLFHFDVEAGLYEPRTKDALETLEGIAADGWVRVLGSYDTTHVV, translated from the coding sequence ATGAACGTTGTCACGCTGGGCCCCGCCGGCACCTACTCGCATCGCGCCGCACGGGCAGTCGCAGACGACGTGTCGTTCCGCGAGTCGGTCACGGCGATCGTCGAGTCCGTCTCGGATGGGTCCTTCGACCGTGGCGTCGTCCCCATCGAGAACAGCATCGAGGGGTCCGTCACGGAGAGCCTCGACGCGCTGGCTGACGAGGAGGTCGCGGTCGTCCAGGAGATCGTGACGCCGATCCGGCACGCGCTGTTGGCGCAGGCGGAGGACTTCGACGTGGTCGCGAGCCACTCGCAGGCGCTGGCACAGTGTCGCTCCTACCTCGAGCGGGAATACCCCGACGTCGACCGGGAGGCGGTCGCCTCGACGGCCCGGGGGGTCGAGCGCGCCCGCGATGACGCCCGCGTCGCCGGTATCGGCCACCCGGACAACGCCGAGCCGCTCGACGGCGAGGGGACGAGCCTCCGGATCCTCGCCGAGGACATCCAGGACCGCTCCTCGAACGCGACCCGGTTCCTCGTCGTCGCCCCCGAGTCGGCCCGCAGCGAGGCCGGCGGCAAGACGACCCTCATCGTCTATCCCGACGCGAACTATCCCGGGCTGCTGCTGGAGATGCTGGAGGCGTTCGCCGACCGGGACGTGAACCTCTCGCGGGTGGAGTCGCGCCCGAGCGGAAACCGACTCGGCGATTACCTCTTCCATTTCGACGTCGAGGCCGGCCTCTACGAGCCGCGCACGAAGGACGCCCTCGAGACGCTCGAGGGGATCGCGGCCGACGGCTGGGTGCGCGTGCTCGGGTCCTACGACACGACGCACGTGGTGTGA
- the leuS gene encoding leucine--tRNA ligase → MTDEGYDHAAIERRWQDAWEAANAYRTPDDVADPTYVLGMYPYPSGKLHMGHVRNYTITDAYARYRRLRGDDVLHPMGWDAFGLPAENAAKERDTNPRDWTFDCIETMKGQMKSMGFGYDWDREITTCTPDYYRWNQWLFTRFHEEGLVERRDAEVNWCPSCETVLADEQVEGEAELCWRCDTPVETRELEQWFLRITEYADELLEYIDDLEGWPNSVRQMQRNWIGRQDGTELSFEIEGHGDVEAFTTRVDTIHGATFFALAPDHPISEELAETDADVRRFIEEEADPDGDEPNGVETGLTAENPVTGESIPVYVADFVLSDVGTGALMAVPAHDERDHAFAEKKGIEIRPVIAPDSDSADAADAEGTDPTIPDVEDAAFTEDGVLVNSGEYDGLDSETARERLTKDIEGASEATQYQLRDWGISRQRYWGTPIPVVHCDDCGPVMVPEADLPVELPEFINTTGNPLDAAEEWKETTCPECGGPAERETDTMDTFVDSSWYPLRYVSPDLDDAPFDLERANDWMPVDQYVGGIEHAVMHLLYSRFFTKVLADHEGLEHREPFENLLAQGMVQLEGEKMSKSKGNVVSPQRIVEEYGADTARLFMMQAAQPERDFDWSEEGVRSTNRFLGRLQSLVEDHADAIVAAEAAEADATEAEAAELAEADADAAIAPDPEDDPIAAYVTDEIDAAVAIATAEYDDLTFNVALREAQELARTLRSYADYVEDPDPAVLGRGLSAAVRLLAPVTPHLAEELYARLQGIDPSGDADAETVVTEGIVLAAAWPEASVDRETVRKRRRLVENTREDVRQIVDVAGIEDPESIDVVVAPDWKYDALEIAIDSDADNLIGELMGEDHIREQGDAAAAYGQDLQAEREALSMTLRGDAEYEALRAAAWLIEREFDAPVRVVRAEEATDDVARNAEPGRPAIDIEE, encoded by the coding sequence ATGACCGACGAGGGATACGACCACGCGGCGATCGAGCGCCGGTGGCAGGACGCGTGGGAGGCGGCGAACGCGTATCGGACGCCCGACGACGTCGCGGACCCGACGTACGTGCTCGGGATGTACCCGTACCCCTCGGGGAAGCTACATATGGGGCACGTCCGGAACTACACCATCACGGACGCGTACGCGCGCTACCGCCGGCTGCGCGGCGACGACGTCCTCCACCCGATGGGGTGGGACGCGTTCGGGCTGCCCGCCGAGAACGCCGCCAAGGAGCGGGACACGAACCCGCGCGACTGGACGTTCGACTGCATCGAGACGATGAAGGGCCAGATGAAGTCGATGGGGTTCGGCTACGACTGGGACCGGGAGATCACGACCTGTACGCCCGACTACTATCGATGGAACCAGTGGCTGTTCACCCGCTTCCACGAGGAGGGGTTGGTCGAACGGCGGGACGCCGAGGTGAACTGGTGTCCCTCCTGTGAGACCGTCCTCGCCGACGAGCAGGTCGAGGGCGAGGCGGAGTTGTGCTGGCGGTGTGACACGCCGGTCGAAACGCGCGAGCTCGAGCAATGGTTCCTCCGGATCACCGAGTACGCCGACGAGCTCCTCGAGTACATCGACGATCTGGAGGGATGGCCCAACTCGGTCCGACAGATGCAGCGCAACTGGATCGGCCGTCAGGACGGGACGGAGCTGTCCTTCGAGATCGAGGGGCACGGCGACGTCGAGGCGTTCACCACCCGTGTCGACACGATCCACGGCGCGACCTTCTTCGCGCTCGCGCCGGACCACCCGATCAGCGAGGAGCTCGCCGAGACGGACGCGGACGTCCGGCGGTTCATCGAGGAGGAGGCCGATCCGGACGGCGACGAGCCGAACGGCGTGGAGACGGGGCTGACCGCCGAAAATCCCGTGACGGGCGAGTCGATCCCGGTCTACGTCGCCGACTTCGTCCTCTCGGACGTCGGCACCGGTGCGCTGATGGCCGTCCCGGCCCACGACGAGCGCGACCACGCCTTCGCGGAGAAGAAGGGCATCGAGATCCGGCCGGTGATCGCCCCCGATTCGGACTCGGCGGACGCGGCGGACGCGGAGGGGACGGATCCGACGATCCCCGACGTCGAGGACGCGGCGTTCACCGAGGACGGCGTGCTCGTGAACTCCGGCGAGTACGACGGGCTCGACAGTGAAACGGCCCGTGAGCGCCTGACGAAGGACATCGAGGGGGCATCGGAGGCGACCCAGTACCAGCTGCGCGACTGGGGGATCTCCCGCCAGCGCTACTGGGGGACCCCGATCCCGGTCGTCCACTGTGACGACTGCGGTCCGGTGATGGTCCCCGAGGCGGACCTCCCCGTCGAGCTCCCCGAGTTCATCAACACCACCGGCAACCCGCTCGACGCCGCCGAGGAGTGGAAGGAGACGACCTGTCCGGAGTGTGGCGGCCCCGCCGAGCGGGAGACCGACACGATGGACACCTTCGTCGACTCCTCGTGGTACCCGCTGCGGTACGTCTCCCCCGACCTCGATGACGCGCCCTTCGACCTCGAGCGGGCGAACGACTGGATGCCGGTCGACCAGTACGTCGGCGGGATCGAACACGCGGTGATGCACCTGCTGTACTCCCGGTTCTTCACCAAGGTGCTGGCCGACCACGAGGGGCTCGAACACCGCGAGCCGTTCGAGAACCTGCTCGCGCAAGGGATGGTCCAGCTCGAGGGCGAGAAGATGTCGAAATCGAAGGGCAACGTCGTCTCCCCCCAACGGATCGTCGAGGAGTACGGCGCCGACACGGCCCGGCTGTTCATGATGCAGGCGGCCCAGCCCGAGCGGGACTTCGACTGGTCCGAGGAGGGCGTCCGCTCGACGAACCGCTTTTTGGGCCGGCTGCAGTCGCTGGTCGAGGACCACGCCGACGCGATCGTGGCGGCGGAAGCGGCGGAAGCGGACGCGACGGAAGCGGAAGCGGCAGAACTGGCGGAAGCGGACGCGGACGCCGCCATCGCGCCGGATCCCGAGGATGACCCGATCGCCGCGTACGTGACCGACGAGATCGACGCTGCGGTCGCGATCGCGACCGCGGAGTACGACGACCTCACGTTCAACGTCGCGCTGCGGGAGGCGCAGGAACTCGCCCGCACGCTCCGGAGCTACGCCGACTACGTCGAGGATCCGGATCCGGCAGTCCTCGGACGTGGCCTCTCCGCGGCGGTCCGGCTGCTGGCGCCCGTGACGCCGCACCTCGCCGAGGAGCTGTACGCGCGGCTGCAGGGCATAGATCCGAGCGGCGACGCCGACGCGGAGACGGTCGTCACGGAGGGGATCGTACTCGCCGCCGCGTGGCCCGAGGCGTCGGTCGACCGCGAGACCGTCCGGAAGCGCCGACGGCTCGTGGAGAACACCCGCGAGGACGTCCGACAGATCGTCGACGTCGCGGGCATCGAGGATCCGGAGTCGATCGACGTCGTGGTGGCCCCCGACTGGAAGTACGACGCCCTCGAGATCGCGATCGACAGCGACGCCGACAACCTGATCGGCGAGCTGATGGGCGAGGACCACATTCGCGAGCAGGGCGACGCGGCGGCCGCCTACGGTCAGGACCTGCAGGCCGAGCGCGAGGCGCTCTCGATGACGCTTCGCGGCGACGCTGAGTACGAGGCGCTGCGGGCCGCGGCCTGGCTGATCGAGCGGGAGTTCGACGCGCCGGTCCGGGTGGTCCGCGCCGAGGAAGCGACCGACGACGTCGCGCGAAACGCGGAACCCGGGCGACCGGCGATCGACATCGAGGAGTGA
- a CDS encoding DUF2085 domain-containing protein, with protein sequence MDRDVLGRELRAGLAETRRYLLSHHEPAEYDRCHRLRVGSRTIHLCARCSGVYPGIVVGSVLGIGGWLPGSLGLAAIAVLPLAALVDWSLTAGRPDAGSNRVRTATGLLLGIAYGLGLHRLLLGDDRRVLLIGVGYAAVVAVALWFHRGSPVGS encoded by the coding sequence GTGGATCGCGACGTCCTTGGACGTGAACTGCGCGCCGGGCTCGCCGAGACGCGTCGCTATCTCCTGTCACACCACGAGCCCGCCGAGTACGACCGCTGTCACCGACTTCGTGTCGGGTCCCGGACGATCCATCTGTGCGCACGCTGTTCCGGCGTCTATCCCGGAATCGTGGTCGGGAGCGTCCTGGGCATCGGCGGGTGGCTCCCGGGGTCCCTCGGACTCGCCGCGATCGCCGTCCTCCCGCTCGCCGCACTCGTCGATTGGTCGCTCACCGCGGGCCGGCCCGACGCGGGATCGAATCGGGTCCGAACCGCGACGGGGCTCCTGCTGGGCATCGCCTACGGGCTCGGACTCCATCGGCTCCTCCTCGGCGACGACCGTCGCGTCCTCCTGATCGGGGTCGGATACGCCGCGGTCGTCGCCGTCGCGCTGTGGTTCCATCGCGGCTCGCCCGTCGGATCCTGA
- a CDS encoding NINE protein yields the protein MAGPTDDDTDRDRRSRSEESADDDRPSTSTGGSADDDGWEESDDRVGEPTDAGGTGAGESAGAPAGAGGAAGEAGAGGAAPDRNGGQGPGPNEQFCSSCGAIIKKQAEICPECGVRQGGGVAAGGAAGGAAAGGAGAGAAASSKDRSTAGILAILLGGIGAHKFYLGETGMGLLYLCFSWTFIPAIIGLIEGILYLTKSDEEFQRQYVNN from the coding sequence ATGGCAGGTCCCACCGACGACGACACCGACCGTGACCGACGGTCACGTTCCGAGGAATCGGCCGACGACGATCGCCCCTCCACGAGCACCGGCGGCTCCGCCGATGACGACGGTTGGGAGGAGTCCGACGACCGTGTCGGCGAACCGACCGACGCTGGCGGGACGGGTGCCGGCGAATCGGCTGGTGCCCCAGCTGGTGCCGGTGGAGCTGCCGGCGAGGCGGGAGCCGGCGGAGCGGCGCCGGATCGGAACGGTGGACAGGGTCCGGGCCCCAACGAGCAGTTCTGTTCGAGCTGCGGAGCGATCATCAAGAAACAGGCCGAGATCTGTCCGGAATGTGGCGTCCGACAGGGCGGCGGGGTCGCCGCGGGCGGTGCTGCCGGCGGCGCCGCCGCAGGCGGCGCGGGAGCCGGGGCAGCCGCCAGCAGCAAGGACCGTTCGACGGCGGGCATCCTCGCGATCCTCCTGGGAGGGATCGGGGCACACAAGTTCTATCTCGGGGAGACCGGGATGGGGCTGTTGTACCTCTGTTTCTCCTGGACGTTCATCCCGGCCATCATCGGCCTGATCGAGGGGATCCTCTATCTCACCAAGTCGGACGAGGAATTCCAGCGCCAGTACGTCAACAACTAG
- a CDS encoding cold-shock protein, translating to MSTGTVDFFNDTGGYGFISTEDADDDVFFHMEDIGGPDLEEGQEVEFEIEDAPKGPRATNLTRL from the coding sequence ATGTCTACCGGAACGGTCGACTTCTTCAACGACACTGGCGGTTACGGCTTCATCTCGACTGAGGACGCGGACGACGACGTCTTCTTCCACATGGAGGACATCGGCGGCCCCGATCTCGAGGAGGGACAGGAGGTCGAATTCGAGATCGAGGACGCCCCCAAGGGCCCGCGCGCGACGAACCTTACCCGACTGTAA
- a CDS encoding ATP-grasp domain-containing protein, translated as MLRLAMSTRSETFERVRDPLAERGIEVVHLRAKERTIRLTGGPDAPADPVDPAPETVDVGFVYPTRLMEGAALDARLGMPWVNDREAVLTSRNKGGVTSALDAAGIPVPRSVMVSNPVDEATVHETIADAGLSYPLVVKPNAATRGVGVAKAVDPDDLSGTIDYLDLVHDFRATGDKSYLIQEFLPNARDHRLMVVDGDCLGAVERRLPGAEDGGDDADGGDDADGGGHAGNEEGDCEHAGGRWKHNVHRGARAVPVDPPDRHRELAERTAATLGIDYLGVDLLETADRLVVTETNARPTIDAAEKYEPTFYDRLAELVRRRARSDGT; from the coding sequence ATGCTTCGGCTCGCGATGAGTACCCGGTCGGAGACCTTCGAGCGCGTGCGGGACCCCCTCGCCGAACGCGGGATCGAGGTGGTTCACCTCCGCGCGAAGGAGCGCACGATCCGACTCACCGGCGGCCCCGACGCGCCCGCGGATCCGGTCGATCCCGCCCCGGAGACGGTCGACGTCGGGTTCGTCTACCCGACGCGGCTGATGGAGGGGGCGGCGCTCGACGCCCGCCTCGGGATGCCGTGGGTGAACGACCGCGAGGCCGTCCTCACCTCGCGCAACAAGGGCGGCGTCACGAGCGCGCTCGACGCGGCCGGGATCCCGGTTCCGCGGAGCGTGATGGTCTCGAACCCGGTCGACGAGGCGACCGTCCACGAGACGATCGCCGACGCGGGGCTGTCGTATCCGCTCGTGGTCAAGCCGAACGCCGCGACCCGCGGGGTCGGCGTCGCCAAGGCGGTCGACCCTGACGACCTCTCGGGGACGATCGACTATCTCGATCTGGTTCACGACTTCCGCGCGACCGGCGACAAGTCCTACCTGATCCAGGAGTTCCTGCCGAACGCACGCGATCACCGCCTGATGGTGGTCGACGGCGACTGCCTCGGCGCGGTCGAACGCCGGTTGCCGGGAGCCGAGGACGGCGGCGACGACGCGGACGGCGGCGACGACGCGGACGGCGGCGGACACGCCGGCAACGAGGAAGGTGACTGCGAGCACGCCGGCGGCCGCTGGAAACACAACGTCCATCGCGGCGCGAGGGCGGTGCCGGTCGATCCGCCCGATCGGCACCGCGAGCTGGCCGAACGCACCGCCGCGACGCTGGGGATCGACTACCTCGGCGTCGACCTGCTCGAGACGGCCGACCGGCTCGTGGTGACCGAGACCAACGCGCGGCCGACGATCGACGCCGCCGAGAAGTACGAGCCGACGTTCTACGACCGGCTCGCCGAGCTTGTGCGACGGCGAGCGCGGTCCGACGGGACGTGA
- a CDS encoding 50S ribosomal protein L16 encodes MSDKPASMYRTISKPSYTRREYITGIPGSKIAQHNMGDLQADPDDYEVEISLRVEEKLQIRHGSLESARLSANRHLLKELGEGEYKMVLRKFPHQVIRENKQATGAGADRVSDGMRQAFGKPVGTAARIKDGEAVFTAYCDPEDAPAVKEAFRRAYNKMSPSCRITVERGEKLLVS; translated from the coding sequence ATGTCAGACAAACCGGCCTCCATGTACCGGACGATCAGCAAGCCCTCGTACACGCGGCGCGAGTACATCACGGGCATTCCGGGTTCGAAGATCGCACAGCACAACATGGGGGACCTCCAGGCCGACCCCGACGACTACGAGGTCGAGATCAGCCTCCGCGTCGAGGAGAAGCTCCAGATCCGCCACGGATCCCTCGAGAGCGCTCGCCTCTCCGCCAACCGCCACCTCCTCAAGGAGCTCGGCGAGGGCGAGTACAAGATGGTCCTCCGGAAGTTCCCCCACCAGGTCATCCGGGAGAACAAGCAGGCGACCGGCGCCGGCGCGGACCGCGTCTCCGACGGGATGCGGCAGGCGTTCGGTAAGCCGGTCGGGACCGCGGCACGCATCAAGGACGGCGAGGCCGTCTTCACCGCCTACTGCGACCCCGAGGACGCCCCCGCGGTCAAGGAGGCGTTCCGTCGCGCGTACAACAAGATGTCGCCCTCCTGCCGGATCACGGTCGAGCGCGGCGAGAAGCTGCTCGTCTCCTAG
- a CDS encoding Hsp20/alpha crystallin family protein yields MDRDDRDDPFGDLFEEIERMMNQMANANGEHADDAGFGTETHVDTYVEDDAVRLVADLPGVSKDDLSLQCDGETLTISAASDRREYDERIDLPVRVDERSASATFNNGILEVTFDRADDSASIDVA; encoded by the coding sequence ATGGACAGAGACGACCGTGACGATCCGTTCGGCGACCTCTTCGAGGAGATCGAGCGGATGATGAACCAGATGGCCAACGCGAACGGCGAGCACGCCGACGACGCGGGCTTCGGCACGGAGACGCACGTCGACACGTACGTCGAGGACGACGCCGTCCGACTGGTCGCGGATCTGCCCGGCGTCTCGAAGGACGACCTCTCGCTCCAGTGTGACGGCGAGACGCTGACGATCTCTGCCGCCTCCGACCGCCGGGAGTACGACGAACGGATCGACCTCCCGGTTCGGGTCGACGAGCGATCGGCGTCCGCGACGTTCAACAACGGCATCCTCGAAGTGACCTTCGACCGCGCCGACGACTCGGCGTCGATCGACGTCGCCTAG